The following are encoded together in the Mastacembelus armatus chromosome 6, fMasArm1.2, whole genome shotgun sequence genome:
- the LOC113133517 gene encoding protein FAM180A-like, with the protein MLHWRIVVVLFYCCIKTGFAQYRTKALCPAARRIKRGAATVDNPTFHKSFDDAHLLFEILLAGVDFEASGEFVVKDAELASLRKTRNLKVICEETIPRKITDIFQLISDLSNRTTHLGQQHFERTLLTLVYTAQEMVKSTTEHQKAVWAESFVSLYKAIKHDLTM; encoded by the exons ATGCTGCACTGGAGGATAGTCGTTGTTCTTTTCTACTGCTGCATCAAAACAGGTTTTGCGCAATATCGAACTAAAG CCTTGTGTCCAGCTGcaagaagaataaaaagaggAGCAGCAACTGTGGACAACCCCACTTTTCATAAATCCTTTGATGATGCTCATCTTTTATTTGAA ATTCTTCTGGCTGGCGTAGACTTTGAGGCTAGTGGAGAGTTTGTAGTTAAAGATGCTGAGCTGGCTTCCCTTCGCAAGACAAGAAACCTGAAGGTCATCTGTGAGGAGACCATCCCCAGGAAGATAACAGACATATTTCAGCTCATCTCAGACCTTTCGAATCGCACTACTCATCTGGGTCAGCAACATTTTGAGCGCACTTTGCTGACCTTGGTGTACACTGCCCAGGAAATGGTCAAATCCACGACTGAACACCAAAAAGCTGTATGGGCAGAGTCTTTTGTAAGCTTGTATAAAGCCATCAAGCATGACCTGACAATGTGA